Proteins encoded in a region of the Spiribacter sp. 1M189 genome:
- a CDS encoding uracil-DNA glycosylase family protein, translated as MRHLPAGLLDRFREAARDLPQRDDSVYARAGRDPCDPVFGLGPRDAGIAFFGRDPGRDEVHVGVPFIGAGGRQVRRVLYRRHHHGEMVDTDDALRAGEGYFWANTVPYKPVGNRAWSMRVKRQFQPLVAEVLLRLWEGRHIISLGREAFFWFGIGQGREVRQHLEYHWQSPNRFETSLSVDFAGPAGMARTLEIHPLPHPSPLNATWFKRFPGLLAQRLETLEEHS; from the coding sequence ATGCGCCATCTACCGGCTGGGCTGCTGGATCGGTTCCGGGAGGCGGCCCGGGATCTCCCACAGCGGGATGATTCCGTCTATGCCCGAGCCGGCCGCGATCCCTGCGATCCGGTTTTTGGCCTGGGACCCAGGGATGCCGGGATCGCCTTTTTCGGGCGTGATCCGGGTCGGGACGAGGTGCATGTCGGCGTCCCTTTCATTGGCGCCGGAGGCCGCCAGGTCCGGCGGGTTCTGTACCGGCGCCATCATCACGGCGAGATGGTCGATACCGATGATGCCCTCAGGGCCGGTGAGGGCTATTTCTGGGCCAATACTGTGCCGTACAAGCCGGTGGGTAACCGGGCCTGGTCCATGCGCGTCAAACGGCAGTTCCAGCCGCTGGTGGCGGAGGTGTTGCTCCGCCTTTGGGAAGGCCGCCATATCATCAGTCTCGGTCGCGAGGCGTTTTTCTGGTTCGGGATCGGCCAGGGTCGCGAGGTGCGCCAGCATCTCGAGTATCACTGGCAAAGCCCGAATCGGTTTGAGACCTCGCTGAGCGTCGATTTTGCCGGTCCCGCGGGAATGGCCCGCACCCTCGAGATCCATCCGCTGCCGCATCCCTCGCCATTAAACGCGACCTGGTTCAAACGCTTCCCCGGACTGCTCGCGCAGCGTCTCGAGACGCTGGAGGAGCACTCGTGA
- a CDS encoding creatininase family protein, translating into MSVHYWAELNSAGVADYQSSESVAMLPLGAVEQHGPHLPLNTDTRIAQGLAEEAMKRYRSGCPLLCLPALSIGQGIEHIAHCGTLALEPATFEAVLYDLGASVARAGLRRLVLLSAHGGNLAAVDTAALRLRRDFGLLVVKACYFDFPPLAGAIPERELREGLHGGALETALMMHFDPAQVDIERLDHHPSIEFDALADNHWLGAETRAARFAWLADDLNPSGVCGDSRLATAALGARLAAHYGGILAAVIEEAAGFPLDRLKSPGADPQR; encoded by the coding sequence GTGAGCGTTCACTACTGGGCGGAGCTCAACAGCGCTGGCGTGGCGGACTATCAGTCATCGGAGTCAGTCGCCATGCTGCCCCTGGGCGCGGTGGAGCAGCACGGTCCGCATCTGCCGCTGAACACGGATACTCGGATCGCACAGGGCCTGGCCGAGGAGGCCATGAAGCGCTATCGGTCAGGATGTCCGCTGCTGTGCCTGCCCGCGCTGAGTATCGGCCAGGGTATTGAGCATATCGCGCATTGCGGGACGCTGGCGCTTGAGCCGGCCACCTTCGAGGCGGTCCTCTATGATCTCGGCGCGTCGGTGGCCCGCGCTGGGCTACGGCGGCTGGTCCTCCTCTCCGCCCACGGTGGCAATCTGGCTGCCGTTGATACGGCGGCCCTGCGGTTGCGTCGTGATTTCGGTCTGCTCGTGGTCAAGGCCTGTTATTTCGACTTCCCGCCCCTCGCGGGCGCCATACCGGAGCGTGAGCTCCGCGAGGGGCTGCACGGCGGTGCCCTGGAAACGGCCTTGATGATGCATTTCGACCCGGCGCAGGTGGATATCGAGCGACTCGATCATCACCCGTCGATCGAGTTTGATGCGCTGGCCGACAATCATTGGCTGGGCGCCGAGACACGGGCGGCACGATTCGCCTGGCTGGCGGACGATCTCAATCCCTCAGGGGTCTGCGGGGACAGCCGGCTTGCCACGGCGGCCCTGGGCGCTCGTCTTGCGGCGCATTATGGGGGGATCCTGGCCGCTGTGATCGAAGAGGCCGCTGGCTTTCCGCTCGACCGGCTCAAGTCGCCGGGGGCGGATCCTCAGCGCTGA
- a CDS encoding methyltransferase domain-containing protein, which translates to MPEQFAADWLALREPADHAARPDLLTQRLGEGLPVARPLRIADLGAGAGSNLRYLAPRLPQPQQWWLIDHDRELLTRASATATAQPPSGAPDDLTITAHAADLAEFPSCLPAAVDLITASALLDLVTEDWIERLADYCTAHGLPALLALSFDGRMALSPALPDDALVKNAVLEHQRSEKDMGRALGPDAAATVDAAFTRRGATVIRHRSDWHLTPAQAPLQRLLLQGWHEAAMARRPAEAGRLDAWLAARMADIDHSHIRVGHQDVLSLPCRG; encoded by the coding sequence ATGCCTGAGCAGTTTGCCGCCGACTGGCTCGCGCTCCGCGAACCTGCTGACCACGCCGCCCGACCCGATCTGCTGACGCAGCGGCTCGGGGAGGGGCTCCCTGTCGCACGCCCCCTGCGGATCGCTGACCTGGGCGCAGGCGCGGGCAGCAATCTGCGCTACCTGGCCCCGCGATTGCCACAGCCGCAGCAATGGTGGCTGATTGACCACGACCGCGAGCTGCTCACCCGGGCCAGCGCAACGGCAACGGCGCAGCCCCCCTCGGGTGCGCCGGATGACCTCACCATAACCGCGCATGCGGCGGACCTGGCCGAGTTCCCATCCTGTTTGCCGGCAGCGGTGGATCTGATCACTGCATCGGCGCTGCTCGACCTGGTCACGGAGGACTGGATCGAGCGACTCGCCGACTATTGCACGGCACATGGCCTGCCGGCGCTCCTGGCGCTGAGTTTTGACGGCCGCATGGCGCTCTCGCCTGCCCTTCCGGATGACGCGCTCGTCAAAAACGCCGTGCTCGAGCATCAGCGTAGCGAGAAGGACATGGGCAGGGCATTGGGACCGGATGCCGCCGCCACGGTGGACGCCGCATTCACCCGGCGCGGGGCAACCGTGATCCGTCACCGGAGCGACTGGCACCTGACGCCGGCCCAGGCGCCGTTACAACGCCTGTTGCTGCAGGGTTGGCATGAAGCCGCCATGGCCCGACGACCGGCCGAGGCCGGTCGCCTGGATGCCTGGCTGGCGGCGCGCATGGCCGATATCGATCACAGTCATATCCGTGTTGGCCATCAGGATGTCCTGTCCCTGCCATGCCGCGGCTGA
- a CDS encoding glycosyltransferase family 4 protein → MSDCHFLVPGALERPTGGSRYDREIVRGLRQQGLAVAVSELPGRFPQGDETARAAINAALEPLPDQATVVVDGLVLGGLPEIFARHARRLRLHALIHHPLSDESGIDAALGRRLLDRETEAVAQARCVITTSGFTAHRLRELGIHQGAVEVIEPGCSPQPLATGSPDGVPTLLCVAALSPRKAQHVLLDALWRIADRRWHCRLAGPADLDPPYAAAVHEKRNALGLAGRVEIAGALDAERLDAAYRTADLFVLPSRYEGYGMVINEAMAYGLPVLTTTGGALATTLPADAGLAVRPDDTTALADALQRLLDDHALRQSLVEGAQRARRRLAGWTPAIQRFMALLDRGNDA, encoded by the coding sequence GTGAGCGACTGCCATTTCCTGGTCCCCGGCGCACTCGAGCGGCCCACCGGCGGTAGCCGCTACGATCGGGAGATCGTTCGGGGTCTGCGTCAGCAGGGTCTCGCCGTGGCGGTCAGCGAGCTGCCGGGTCGGTTCCCCCAGGGCGATGAGACCGCTCGAGCCGCTATTAATGCGGCGCTTGAGCCACTTCCCGACCAGGCAACCGTCGTGGTGGACGGCCTGGTACTGGGCGGGCTACCGGAGATCTTCGCGCGTCATGCCCGGCGACTGCGTCTGCATGCGCTCATCCATCACCCCCTTTCCGACGAGAGCGGAATCGATGCGGCGCTTGGCCGTCGACTGCTCGACCGCGAGACCGAGGCGGTGGCGCAGGCGCGGTGCGTGATCACCACAAGCGGGTTCACGGCCCATCGCCTTCGGGAACTGGGCATCCACCAGGGCGCGGTAGAGGTCATCGAGCCCGGCTGTTCACCCCAGCCTCTTGCCACCGGCAGCCCTGATGGCGTGCCGACACTGCTGTGTGTGGCCGCCTTGTCCCCGCGCAAGGCGCAGCATGTGCTGCTCGACGCGCTCTGGCGAATCGCCGATCGACGCTGGCATTGCCGACTGGCAGGGCCTGCCGACCTGGACCCGCCATACGCCGCGGCAGTCCACGAAAAAAGAAATGCCCTGGGGCTTGCCGGGCGCGTGGAGATCGCCGGCGCACTGGATGCCGAGCGCCTCGATGCCGCCTATCGGACTGCTGATCTGTTCGTCCTACCCTCGCGCTACGAGGGCTACGGTATGGTGATCAATGAAGCGATGGCCTACGGGTTGCCCGTGCTGACCACCACGGGGGGTGCCCTCGCCACGACACTGCCGGCGGACGCCGGCCTTGCGGTCAGGCCCGACGATACGACAGCACTCGCCGATGCCCTGCAACGTCTGCTGGATGACCATGCCCTGCGGCAGTCACTCGTCGAGGGGGCCCAGCGGGCGCGACGCCGACTGGCCGGCTGGACGCCCGCCATCCAGCGTTTCATGGCCCTTCTGGATCGAGGTAACGATGCCTGA
- a CDS encoding lysylphosphatidylglycerol synthase transmembrane domain-containing protein codes for MPRLIRLLVSAGILGFIALQFGDGVVGQLQRIELRWILAGLVITVLQVILSAWRWRFTATRLQLTLAAGTAVREYYLATLVNQILPGGVIGDAQRAWRHGSDAPRRTPAFQAVVIERFSGQLAMAGLAILSWWLWPPGDGLITIGNAARTALLALAVLTGGAGLAIAIGWRPPWLRDWWQALQRALLTPAVLPVQLLASLLVAASYIAVYACCVMALAPSSSAADWLPLIPLVLFTMLIPASIAGWGLREGAAAILWPMAGLPAAEGISAAVLYGGLTLLASTPGLVSLTRR; via the coding sequence ATGCCGCGGCTGATCCGGCTGCTCGTCAGCGCGGGCATCCTGGGCTTTATTGCCCTGCAGTTCGGGGACGGCGTCGTGGGCCAGCTGCAGCGTATCGAGCTGCGCTGGATCCTCGCCGGGCTCGTGATCACCGTCCTGCAGGTCATCCTCTCGGCCTGGCGCTGGCGGTTCACCGCGACGAGATTGCAGCTGACCCTGGCAGCCGGTACCGCGGTCCGCGAGTACTACCTGGCCACACTGGTCAACCAGATCCTGCCCGGGGGTGTGATCGGGGATGCCCAGCGAGCGTGGCGGCACGGCAGCGATGCACCCCGGCGCACACCGGCCTTTCAGGCAGTCGTCATCGAACGTTTCTCCGGTCAGCTGGCCATGGCCGGCCTGGCCATCCTGAGCTGGTGGCTATGGCCGCCCGGCGACGGCCTGATCACGATCGGCAACGCAGCCAGGACCGCGCTGTTGGCGCTCGCTGTGCTGACCGGGGGCGCGGGCCTCGCCATCGCCATCGGCTGGCGGCCACCCTGGCTTCGAGACTGGTGGCAGGCGCTTCAGCGCGCGCTGCTGACACCGGCGGTGCTGCCGGTGCAGTTGCTGGCCTCCCTGCTGGTCGCCGCCAGCTATATCGCCGTCTATGCCTGTTGCGTGATGGCGCTGGCCCCGTCGAGCAGCGCCGCCGACTGGCTGCCGCTGATCCCCTTGGTGCTCTTCACCATGCTGATTCCGGCAAGTATTGCCGGCTGGGGACTGAGAGAAGGGGCAGCGGCAATCCTCTGGCCAATGGCCGGACTACCGGCCGCCGAGGGGATTAGCGCCGCCGTCCTCTACGGCGGGCTTACCCTGCTGGCCAGCACGCCGGGGCTGGTCAGCCTGACGCGCCGATAA
- a CDS encoding SLC13 family permease, with protein sequence MGWEGWLTIAVVLSVLGGLVSGRASPVGILFSGLAVLITATAISGTEQLLTPAAAAQGFGSSGLITVGLLFVVAAGLTRTGAVALIANPLIGRAEGLRSAQWRLLTPVAGLSAFLNNTPIVALFLPVVDDLARRLQLPASRLYLPLSYAAILGGTCTLIGTSTNLIVNDLLRTQNAAPGLALFDLAWVGVPVTLAGLAYLLIASPWLLPDRRDATADRLDPKRYTVEIEVTAEGPLVGKSIEEAGLRHLPGLFLAEIERRGRVIPAVGPTEQLQGSDRLVFVGVLESVVDLHKMRGLKPATDAVEDLEEPRRERCLVEAVVSEACPLVGRSIRAGRFRERYQAAVIAVARGGRQLPGKIGDIVLRPGDTLLLETHPSFLERQRDARDFYLVSGVEDSAPPQHEKAWLALPILIGMVGLATTPWVSMLNAALLAAIALIVTRCMDLGEAIRNINWNVLLVIGAALGIGQAMDNSGAAVAISSQVMAMTADRPLLTLAAIYLLTLVATELITNNAAAVLIFPVAMAAAESLGVSATPFVIAIMIAASAAFATPIGYQTNLMVFGPGAYRFTDYLRFGLPLNLIVMTLALLIIPRVWPL encoded by the coding sequence ATGGGTTGGGAAGGCTGGCTGACGATCGCCGTCGTGCTATCGGTGCTGGGCGGACTGGTGAGTGGCCGGGCCTCACCGGTGGGGATCCTTTTCAGCGGACTCGCGGTGCTGATCACCGCCACCGCGATCAGTGGCACTGAGCAACTGCTGACGCCGGCCGCGGCGGCGCAAGGTTTCGGCAGCAGCGGCCTGATCACCGTCGGACTGCTGTTCGTGGTGGCAGCCGGGCTTACCCGCACCGGCGCAGTGGCGCTGATCGCGAACCCCCTCATTGGCCGCGCGGAGGGTCTGCGCTCGGCACAGTGGCGGCTACTTACGCCCGTAGCTGGCCTAAGTGCCTTTCTCAACAACACCCCCATTGTCGCCCTGTTTCTGCCGGTGGTGGACGATCTGGCGCGACGGCTGCAACTGCCGGCCTCGCGGCTTTACCTCCCGCTCAGCTACGCGGCCATTCTGGGCGGCACCTGCACCCTGATCGGGACCAGCACGAACCTGATCGTCAATGACCTCCTGCGCACACAGAACGCGGCACCAGGTCTTGCGCTGTTTGATCTGGCCTGGGTTGGCGTGCCGGTTACCCTGGCCGGTCTGGCCTACCTGCTGATCGCCTCGCCCTGGCTATTGCCGGATCGACGTGACGCCACCGCGGACCGCCTCGACCCGAAGCGCTATACGGTGGAGATCGAGGTCACGGCGGAAGGGCCCCTGGTAGGCAAGAGCATTGAGGAGGCTGGGCTGCGCCATCTGCCCGGGCTTTTTCTTGCCGAGATTGAGCGCAGGGGTCGCGTTATACCGGCGGTGGGACCCACCGAGCAGCTCCAAGGCAGCGACCGGCTGGTGTTCGTTGGCGTACTGGAATCGGTGGTCGACCTGCACAAGATGCGCGGGCTGAAGCCGGCCACCGATGCAGTGGAAGACCTGGAAGAGCCGCGTCGCGAGCGCTGCCTCGTGGAGGCGGTTGTCTCGGAGGCCTGCCCCCTTGTCGGCCGCAGCATTCGCGCCGGCCGTTTCCGTGAGCGCTACCAGGCGGCGGTGATCGCCGTTGCCCGCGGCGGCCGCCAGTTACCCGGCAAGATCGGCGATATCGTCCTGCGCCCGGGCGACACGCTGCTGCTGGAGACGCATCCCAGCTTTCTGGAGCGCCAGCGCGATGCCCGTGACTTCTATCTGGTCAGCGGCGTGGAGGATTCGGCCCCGCCACAGCACGAAAAGGCCTGGCTGGCGCTACCCATTCTCATCGGTATGGTCGGACTCGCGACCACGCCCTGGGTGAGCATGCTCAATGCCGCCCTGCTGGCCGCCATTGCACTGATCGTCACGCGCTGCATGGATCTGGGCGAAGCCATCCGCAATATCAACTGGAATGTCCTGCTGGTGATCGGCGCGGCGCTGGGCATCGGCCAGGCCATGGATAACAGCGGCGCTGCCGTGGCGATCAGCAGCCAGGTGATGGCCATGACAGCCGATCGGCCACTGCTCACCCTGGCAGCCATTTATCTGCTGACACTGGTGGCCACCGAGCTCATCACCAACAACGCCGCCGCCGTGCTGATTTTCCCGGTGGCCATGGCCGCCGCGGAGTCGCTCGGTGTCTCCGCGACGCCCTTCGTGATCGCCATCATGATCGCCGCCTCGGCCGCCTTCGCCACGCCCATCGGCTACCAGACCAACCTGATGGTGTTCGGCCCGGGCGCCTACCGCTTTACCGACTACCTCCGCTTTGGCCTGCCGCTGAACCTGATCGTAATGACCCTCGCCCTGCTGATCATCCCGCGGGTCTGGCCGCTCTAG
- a CDS encoding 6-pyruvoyl trahydropterin synthase family protein: MYRVNVRDHFMIAHSFRGETFGPAQALHGATYVTDATFFREALDADGVVVDIARATEVLRSILSRYNLANLDALSEFEGVNTTTEYLARHIADALASAALAGDLGETAGSLDRLRVTLHESHVASAAYERPLRA; this comes from the coding sequence ATGTACCGCGTTAATGTCCGAGACCATTTCATGATTGCCCACAGCTTCCGCGGCGAGACGTTTGGGCCCGCCCAGGCGCTGCATGGCGCGACCTATGTGACAGACGCAACGTTCTTTCGGGAAGCGCTGGACGCCGATGGCGTGGTCGTTGACATCGCCCGTGCCACCGAGGTCCTGCGCAGCATCCTGAGCCGCTATAACCTGGCCAACCTCGACGCGCTGTCCGAGTTTGAGGGCGTTAATACCACCACCGAGTACCTGGCCCGGCATATCGCCGATGCGCTCGCCTCGGCCGCCCTTGCCGGTGATCTTGGCGAGACCGCCGGGTCGCTGGACCGGTTGCGCGTCACGCTGCATGAGTCCCATGTGGCCTCCGCTGCCTACGAGCGACCATTGCGGGCGTGA
- a CDS encoding GTP cyclohydrolase II, whose translation MQRIRRALIDLRRGEPVHVAGEAGGSLILALENLTEARLEQALGLASGTPSVLLTAHRAEALGLDGHAGDGIAVAVPEASLMETARALAKGRDAEPTGTTARPVTDGERQALELARRATLLPALLAIESDPDRDRLAGEIQRGEVLSIDRGEARRFFADSGRHPERVSEARVPLSGAEQSRFILYREADGLLEHVALVIGDPRQWPTTPALRMHSACLTGDLFGSLRCDCGEQLRSAVHAIAEEGGGILLYLAQEGRGIGLANKLRAYGLQDTGLDTMDADQLLGFGEDERRYDVAAAMLDDLGISRVRLMTNNPGKIAALEAAGVEIAGREAIHGELNRHNAPYLTAKANRAGHWLEEVFADSAADGNQR comes from the coding sequence ATGCAGCGTATCCGGCGCGCACTGATCGACCTCAGGCGCGGCGAGCCCGTTCATGTCGCCGGCGAGGCGGGCGGGTCGCTGATACTGGCACTGGAGAATCTCACCGAAGCCCGGCTTGAACAGGCCCTCGGGCTGGCCTCCGGCACTCCCAGCGTGCTGCTCACCGCTCACCGCGCCGAGGCCCTCGGGCTGGATGGCCATGCCGGTGATGGCATTGCCGTCGCCGTCCCTGAAGCCAGCCTCATGGAAACCGCACGAGCGCTGGCGAAGGGCCGGGATGCCGAGCCTACCGGCACGACGGCCCGACCGGTGACCGACGGCGAACGACAGGCGCTGGAGCTGGCTCGACGCGCAACGCTCCTGCCCGCATTGCTGGCGATCGAGAGTGACCCTGACCGGGACCGCCTGGCCGGCGAGATCCAGCGGGGCGAGGTGCTGTCCATCGACCGCGGAGAGGCACGACGGTTTTTCGCCGACAGCGGCCGCCACCCGGAGCGTGTCAGCGAGGCCCGGGTGCCGCTGAGCGGCGCGGAACAGTCGCGTTTCATTCTCTACCGCGAGGCGGATGGGCTGCTCGAGCATGTCGCACTGGTCATTGGCGACCCGCGGCAGTGGCCGACGACACCGGCGCTACGCATGCACTCGGCGTGCCTGACCGGTGACCTTTTTGGCTCGCTGCGCTGCGACTGCGGGGAGCAGCTGCGCAGTGCCGTGCATGCCATTGCCGAGGAAGGCGGCGGCATCCTGCTCTATCTTGCCCAGGAGGGCCGCGGCATCGGCCTGGCCAACAAGCTGCGTGCCTACGGGCTGCAGGATACCGGGTTGGATACCATGGATGCCGACCAGCTGCTCGGGTTCGGGGAGGACGAGCGACGCTACGATGTCGCCGCTGCGATGCTGGATGACCTGGGCATCAGCCGGGTCCGGCTGATGACTAACAATCCGGGCAAGATTGCAGCGCTCGAAGCCGCTGGCGTCGAGATCGCCGGCCGGGAGGCGATCCATGGTGAGCTGAACCGTCACAACGCTCCCTATCTGACGGCCAAGGCCAACCGAGCGGGACATTGGCTTGAAGAGGTATTCGCCGATTCGGCGGCGGACGGCAATCAGCGCTGA
- a CDS encoding ProQ/FINO family protein: protein MSNTANQRRRRAERTRAFIDELIKRFPACFTARRDDVRPLAIGIEKDIRKSLDDGDQASDIPTWLIRQALARYTRSPAYLNAIIAGHERINLAGETIEAVTEQAIARAREQRNEQKARAAERRRLRAEEAAEQRRREKLQQLADRFNQ, encoded by the coding sequence ATGTCTAACACAGCCAATCAGCGACGCCGTCGTGCCGAGCGCACGCGGGCGTTTATCGATGAACTGATCAAGCGGTTTCCGGCCTGTTTCACCGCCAGGCGTGATGACGTGAGACCATTGGCGATCGGCATCGAGAAGGATATCCGCAAGTCACTGGACGACGGCGATCAGGCGAGCGATATTCCGACCTGGCTGATCCGCCAGGCGCTGGCGCGATATACCCGCTCACCGGCCTATCTGAACGCCATCATCGCCGGTCACGAACGGATCAACCTCGCCGGTGAAACGATCGAAGCGGTGACCGAACAGGCCATTGCGCGGGCCCGCGAGCAACGCAACGAGCAGAAGGCGAGAGCAGCAGAGCGCCGGCGGTTGCGAGCCGAGGAGGCGGCGGAGCAGCGCCGGCGGGAGAAGCTCCAGCAGCTCGCCGATCGATTCAATCAATAG
- a CDS encoding RibD family protein, protein MMTQDDNPAMPETPDRTWSRLLAACHDGLADPPAGVSRGPAAADVVAFAEEVAAQRLWQRYAPLARPVGKGVRVVAQLGQSLDGRIATPTGHSHYITGPADRAHLHRLRALSDAVLVGAGTVIADDPRLTVREVTGPQPIRVVCAGRDGIDPDRAIFRDGMAPTWGVAPAAVTMPPVDRRIHPADMTPESVLAALEAAGVRRLLVEGGARTVSAWLAAGLVDHLYLAVAPVIIGAGPTGLQLPAISRMDEAWRPPVEQFELGEDRLYRLDFIGASG, encoded by the coding sequence ATGATGACACAGGATGATAACCCCGCCATGCCGGAGACACCGGATCGGACCTGGTCGCGACTGCTTGCCGCCTGTCATGACGGCCTGGCTGATCCGCCGGCCGGGGTGTCGCGCGGACCGGCCGCCGCCGATGTGGTCGCGTTTGCCGAAGAGGTGGCGGCGCAGAGGCTTTGGCAGCGCTACGCCCCCCTGGCCCGTCCTGTTGGCAAGGGCGTCCGGGTCGTCGCGCAGCTGGGTCAGAGCCTCGATGGCCGTATCGCGACACCCACCGGCCATTCCCATTACATCACCGGTCCGGCCGATCGTGCTCATCTGCACCGGCTGAGGGCGCTCAGCGACGCCGTACTTGTCGGGGCGGGTACGGTGATCGCCGATGATCCGCGACTGACGGTGCGCGAAGTGACCGGTCCCCAGCCCATTCGGGTGGTGTGTGCCGGACGTGACGGGATCGATCCCGACAGAGCGATCTTCCGCGATGGCATGGCACCGACCTGGGGGGTAGCACCGGCCGCGGTGACCATGCCACCGGTGGATCGCCGCATCCATCCGGCGGACATGACACCGGAGTCCGTGCTGGCAGCGCTTGAGGCCGCGGGGGTTCGGCGCTTGCTCGTGGAAGGCGGCGCGAGGACGGTGTCGGCCTGGTTGGCGGCCGGCCTGGTGGACCACCTCTATCTGGCAGTGGCGCCGGTCATCATCGGCGCCGGGCCGACCGGACTGCAGCTGCCGGCGATCAGCCGCATGGATGAGGCCTGGCGGCCGCCGGTGGAGCAGTTCGAGCTCGGTGAGGATCGGCTTTATCGGCTGGATTTTATCGGCGCGTCAGGCTGA
- a CDS encoding ABC transporter substrate-binding protein: MQPDRIVSLLPGATEIVSALGLEDRLVGISAECDQPASVMDRRRVSLAALDPQETEPAAIDREVRDRLASGAPLFQADQAALRELDPQLILSQSLCDVCAATPGSLTAEAIGDAEVLALDGRDLDGLIHDIRRVAEAAGVADTGSTLIDTLDRRREAVRRHRAPSRRVLTVEWPDPLFVGGHWIPDMVVTAGGESLSAPGDHSVVVDWNTVRRFDPEIIVMLPCGQSLAGAARGLRSMRSRPGWNELVAVRNHAIYLVDGNRFFSRPGPAAFTGLELMAHILGNGQPDPAPGYWRQARREELGEAA; this comes from the coding sequence ATGCAGCCAGACCGAATCGTCTCTCTTCTGCCCGGCGCCACCGAGATCGTCTCGGCCCTGGGTCTCGAAGACCGCCTGGTCGGCATCTCCGCGGAATGCGATCAACCGGCCTCGGTCATGGATCGACGACGGGTCAGTCTGGCCGCTCTTGACCCGCAGGAAACCGAACCGGCCGCGATTGACCGAGAGGTACGTGATCGCCTGGCATCGGGGGCGCCCCTGTTCCAAGCCGATCAGGCGGCACTCCGCGAGCTGGACCCGCAACTCATCCTCTCTCAGTCACTATGTGATGTCTGTGCCGCAACACCCGGCAGCCTCACCGCCGAGGCCATCGGCGACGCCGAGGTACTGGCCCTGGACGGACGGGATCTGGACGGCCTGATCCATGACATCCGGCGGGTGGCCGAGGCAGCGGGTGTTGCGGATACCGGCAGCACGCTGATCGACACGCTGGATCGGCGCCGTGAGGCCGTACGCCGTCATCGAGCGCCGTCAAGGCGGGTGCTGACCGTTGAATGGCCCGATCCGCTGTTCGTGGGCGGCCACTGGATTCCCGATATGGTCGTTACTGCCGGTGGTGAGTCGCTGAGTGCGCCGGGCGATCACTCCGTCGTGGTTGACTGGAACACGGTACGGCGATTCGACCCCGAAATCATCGTCATGCTTCCCTGCGGACAGTCCCTGGCCGGCGCCGCCCGTGGTCTGAGATCGATGCGCTCACGGCCTGGCTGGAACGAGCTGGTGGCCGTGCGGAATCATGCGATTTACCTGGTCGACGGTAACCGCTTTTTCAGCCGCCCCGGCCCAGCGGCCTTCACCGGGCTGGAGCTCATGGCCCACATTCTCGGCAATGGCCAGCCGGATCCGGCGCCGGGATACTGGCGTCAGGCCCGCCGCGAAGAGCTCGGGGAAGCGGCCTGA